The Thermodesulfovibrionales bacterium genomic interval TTATTTTCAGCACCGGTCCCCTGTAATAATTTTTTGTTCTTAAAACCTCTGAGAAGATAGAGGTCTCCTCCTCGGGCAATTCAAATCCCTCAATATTCAACCCCTTTGCCTTCCATCCCGTGATCTTCCCATCTTTTATTAAAAAAAGTGCTGCCCTTTCAGCTATTCTCCTTGCTTCATTTAGAAGGATTGCTCCAATCTCGTCTCTGTCTTTCACTCCCGCAAGTGCCTCTTTTATTTTATTTATTGATTCTTCTTTAATCTCATCCTGTTCAGGCCTTTCTCTCTCAGGAATGCTTATGTATCTCAGGTCTCTCTTTATTCCGTAATATTTTTCCATTGCAAACAGAAGTCTCAATTCAGTAATAACATATGGTATGATATCAAATCCTGTTGTGAACCTCAGTTCATCAATAGCTCTCATGTCCTTTGGATTGAGCATTGCTACATGGAGCCTATTTTTGTCCTTTCTGAAGGGTATGATCCTGTATTTTTCTATTGTTTCCTTGTTTAAGCAAGCTGTAACATCTTCTGGCACCGAATTCAATTCTTTTAAAGGTACTGCCGGCAGTCTGAAGTATTTGCTTAAGAACTGTAGAAGTTCATCTTCTTTGATAACGCCAAGTTCTACAAGATTTGTCCCTATTCTGCCACCGAAGATTACCTGTCTTTCTAGGGCCATGTTTAGCTGAGCCGGGGTTATTAGACCTTCCTTTACTAAAGCCTCTCCGAGTTTCATATCTCTATATTGTATTTTTTAAGTCTGTATCTGAAGGACCTGAAAGTGAGACCCAGAAGTCTGGCTGCCTCAACCTTTGTATTCTTTGTAAGTTTAAGGGCTTTCATTATATATTGCTTTTCTATCTCCTCCACGATCCTGTCAAGGTTTATACCTGATGGGGTCAGTTCAGGAATGAGTGGTTTTTCTTTTGCATCTATTATAATCTCAGGAGGCAGGTCTTTTAATTCAATCAGGTCAGAGCTTACTAAAAGGCATAGCCTTTCAATAACATTCTCAAGCTCCCTCACATTACCTCTCCACCTGTAATTCTTTAGTGCCTCCATTGCCTCTTGAGAGATACTTTTCCCGGGATGGTATTTTTTTATAAAATGCTCTATGAGTAAAGGTATATCTTCTCTTCTTTCCCTGAGAGGAGGGATATGGACAGGAATTACATTAAGTCTGTAATAAAGGTCTTCTCTAAATTTTCCTTCTTCCACCTCCTTTTTTATATCCTTATTTGTAGCAGCAATTATTCTAACATCTACCTTTATATCAGAGATTCCGCCAACCCTTCTGAATGTTCCATTTTCTATTACTCTAAGGAGTTTTGCCTGTAGACTGATGGGCATGTCTCCTATCTCATCAAGAAATACTGTACCACCATCGGCAATCTCAAAAAGCCCCTGTTTGTTATAATGGGCATCTGTGAAAGCACCTTTCATATGTCCGAAGAGTTCACTTTCTAGCAACCCCTCTGGAAAGGCTGCACAGTTTATTGCAACAAATTCTTTGCTGGCTCTGGGACTGAGCTTATGAAGGGCATGGGCAAATAGCTCTTTACCCACACCGCTTTCACCTGTGATTAAAACATTTGAACTTGACTGTGCAATCCTTGGAAGGGCCTCCATGAGGGTTTTCATCTTTTCACTGCTGTAAATAATATCTGAAAGTGCCTCGGTTCTTTTAAGACGTTCCTGAAGTGAAAGTCTTGAGACAAATTTCTTTCTCTCAAGAGCTCTCTTTATAACAACTCTGATCTCCTCTATCTTGAATGGTTTTTCTATATAATCATAGGCACCGAGCTTTATTGCCTCAAGGGCTGATTCTGTTGTACCATAGGCCGTTATCATAATAACCACTGTATCAGGAGAGACCTCTTTCACCTTTCTGAGCACCTCAAAACCATCAGCTCTGGGCATCTTAATATCTGTAATTACAAGGTCAAATATATCTTTTTCCAGTGCCTCTATAGCAGCTCTACCATCCCTTACAGAAAGGGTCCGGTAACCCTCCTCCTGAAGAAAGATTTCAAGAACCTCCCTCATTCCCTTTTCATCCTCTGCAATCAATATCTTTGCCCTGTCCTGATTTGTCTGTTTTGTTTTTTCCATGTTATTCACTTTGGTAAAATCACCTCAAAAGTTGTTCCAGGATCATTGTTTCTTACAGATATTTTACCACGATGCTCTTCTATTATCTTATAAGCAATTGAAAGGCCAAGCCCTGAACCATTTTCTTTTGTTGAATAGAAGGGAATGAAAATCTTATCGAGATCCTCTTCTTTTATACCTTCACCTGTATCGGAAAAACTTATTCTTACTGAATCCCTCTCATTGAAGACAGATATGGTAAGACTTCCTCCATCTGGCATCGCCTCTAGGGCATTGTTTCCCAGATTTAAAAATACCTGTTTGAGCTGGGCTTCATCAGCTTTTACTGAAAGGCTATTAGGACCCTCTCTCTGGATTCTGATTTTCTCTGCCATAGGAGAACTTTTAAGCATGATTATAATATCATCAATTAGTTTTATCAGATCAAAGGTTTTCATATCTGGAGGAGCCGGCCTTGTATATAGTAAAAAATCTGTTATTATCTTATTAAGCCTGTCCATCTCCTTAATGGCTATCTCCATCAATCTTCTTTTTTGTTCCTCAGATATCTTATTTTCAAGAAGCATCTCAACAGAACCCTTGAGGGATGCCAGGGGATTCCTAATCTCATGGGCTATGCTTCTTGATAATTCACCAATTGCGGCAAGCTTTTCCCTTCTCTTTGCCTCATCTTCTGCCTTTTTTATATCTGTAAGGTCCTGAAATACACCTATTAACCCCCTCGATAGTGTTGCCTCTTCACCAGATTCAAAACTATTTACTGTTATTCCGATAATCTTTTGGGTTCCTTTAACTTCTATTATGCCCTCTGTCCGGAAACGGAGGTTTGAGGTCAGACCGGAAATTTCATTTTTATTCTCCCTCTCTATAGCTGACTCTCTGTGAAGATAAGGAATGCGGGTCTTGAGAAAAGGAAAGATTTCAGTTATATTTTTCCCAATTACATCTCTTCTATTAAGTCCTGTAATTAGCTCAGCATTGGTATTAAATGCTATTATCCTTCCTGCACTATCAGCTGTAACAATTCCACTCGGTACATTCTCTACGATCAATGTGTTCAGTGTCTTCAGCTCTGTAAGGTCTTTTTCTGTCTTTTCAAGAGTTTTTGATGTCTTCTCCAGCCTGCTTGTGAGATAACCTGCAAGATAGGCGACAAGATAGAGGGCTGAAATGTGAATAAAAATATTATATACAAAGTGGGTTACCTTCAAGGTTGAATCATACTCTAGTGGTATAATCCTGTAAAACTGAAGATCAATCATTACACCATATAGGATGCTAAGTATAGTGGCTATAATAAATCCAGCACCTCTTCCAATAACAATAGCTCCAGCTATTACGTTCAGAACCATCAGAAAACTGAACCAGCTCTCTACTCCTCCTGTCATGAAGATGAGGGCAATAATAAATAGGGCATCAACGACAAGTTGAAAATATGCAAAAAGATAAATTTTTTTGATGTATTTTAAAAGCACAAGATAAACAAGACTTAAAAAGAGCACAGCATAAATAAGATATTTGATTAAATGATGATACTGGAAAGGATGCGGTCCAATTTTAAAAAAGAGATAAGAACCAACCAGCACCGTCGTGATTATTAAACGGAAGAAGATAAGACTTTTAACTTTTGTCACTTTATGAGTGTAATGAGCCTGAATATTGGCAGATACATTGCAATTATAATAAAGCCAACTGTTGTTCCAAGAAATACCATTAACATTGGCTCCATCATGGCAGTAAGGTTTGAAACAGTAGCATCAACCTCATCATCATAAAAATCTGCTATCTTTGAAAGCATCTGGTCAAGGGCACCTGTTGACTCGCCAACTGCTATCATATGGGTAACCATTGGAGGGAAAACCCCAGATTTCATCAGAGGTTCGGCAAGGGTCTTACCTTCTGAAACAGCCTTCCTCACTTCCCTTACAGCGTATTCAATAACCTTGTTACCAGCTGTCTTTGCCGTGATATCAAGTCCGTCAAGAATAGGAACTCCACTCGATACCAACGTGCCGAGTGTCCTTGTGAATTTAGCAACAGCAACCTTTCTAATAAGCACACCAAATATCGGGAGTTTTAAAAAAATAGCATCAGTAATATATTTGCCTTTTTCAGTTCTCCTTAGTCTGGTGAATAATATAGCAGATATTACAAGAATTGCCAGTATAGCGGCACCTCCTGTACCTGCGAGGAAGTTACTTATATTAATAACAATTTTTGTAGGTAATGGAAGCGTTCCTCCAAGCTGGGTGAACATCTTTGCAAATGTTGGAACAACAAATATCATTATAATGGCTACCACTAAAACCGCTACAGTAGTAACAACAGCAGGATATACCATTGCACCCTTAACTTTTTTCTTCAATTTCATGGCCTTTTCCATGTAGGCTGCAAGTCTGTTAAGAATGGTATCAAGAATTCCACCGGCCTCACCGGCAGCAACCATATTTGCATAGAGTTCACTGAATACCCTTGGATGTCTCTTGAGGGCATC includes:
- a CDS encoding type II secretion system F family protein, which encodes MATVFQWAGKNAQGIVEQGEMIASSKDEVIAKLRQRRITPTLVTEKAAKKKRLGGRVKDKDIVVFTRQFATMIDAGLPLVQALDILSTQSENKYFGSILAQIKTDVEGGSTFADALKRHPRVFSELYANMVAAGEAGGILDTILNRLAAYMEKAMKLKKKVKGAMVYPAVVTTVAVLVVAIIMIFVVPTFAKMFTQLGGTLPLPTKIVINISNFLAGTGGAAILAILVISAILFTRLRRTEKGKYITDAIFLKLPIFGVLIRKVAVAKFTRTLGTLVSSGVPILDGLDITAKTAGNKVIEYAVREVRKAVSEGKTLAEPLMKSGVFPPMVTHMIAVGESTGALDQMLSKIADFYDDEVDATVSNLTAMMEPMLMVFLGTTVGFIIIAMYLPIFRLITLIK
- a CDS encoding sigma-54 dependent transcriptional regulator, whose product is MEKTKQTNQDRAKILIAEDEKGMREVLEIFLQEEGYRTLSVRDGRAAIEALEKDIFDLVITDIKMPRADGFEVLRKVKEVSPDTVVIMITAYGTTESALEAIKLGAYDYIEKPFKIEEIRVVIKRALERKKFVSRLSLQERLKRTEALSDIIYSSEKMKTLMEALPRIAQSSSNVLITGESGVGKELFAHALHKLSPRASKEFVAINCAAFPEGLLESELFGHMKGAFTDAHYNKQGLFEIADGGTVFLDEIGDMPISLQAKLLRVIENGTFRRVGGISDIKVDVRIIAATNKDIKKEVEEGKFREDLYYRLNVIPVHIPPLRERREDIPLLIEHFIKKYHPGKSISQEAMEALKNYRWRGNVRELENVIERLCLLVSSDLIELKDLPPEIIIDAKEKPLIPELTPSGINLDRIVEEIEKQYIMKALKLTKNTKVEAARLLGLTFRSFRYRLKKYNIEI
- a CDS encoding ATP-binding protein; this translates as MTKVKSLIFFRLIITTVLVGSYLFFKIGPHPFQYHHLIKYLIYAVLFLSLVYLVLLKYIKKIYLFAYFQLVVDALFIIALIFMTGGVESWFSFLMVLNVIAGAIVIGRGAGFIIATILSILYGVMIDLQFYRIIPLEYDSTLKVTHFVYNIFIHISALYLVAYLAGYLTSRLEKTSKTLEKTEKDLTELKTLNTLIVENVPSGIVTADSAGRIIAFNTNAELITGLNRRDVIGKNITEIFPFLKTRIPYLHRESAIERENKNEISGLTSNLRFRTEGIIEVKGTQKIIGITVNSFESGEEATLSRGLIGVFQDLTDIKKAEDEAKRREKLAAIGELSRSIAHEIRNPLASLKGSVEMLLENKISEEQKRRLMEIAIKEMDRLNKIITDFLLYTRPAPPDMKTFDLIKLIDDIIIMLKSSPMAEKIRIQREGPNSLSVKADEAQLKQVFLNLGNNALEAMPDGGSLTISVFNERDSVRISFSDTGEGIKEEDLDKIFIPFYSTKENGSGLGLSIAYKIIEEHRGKISVRNNDPGTTFEVILPK